The Kogia breviceps isolate mKogBre1 chromosome 8, mKogBre1 haplotype 1, whole genome shotgun sequence DNA window AGGTGTCAGTTCTCGCTCCCTGTCACCTACCTGCTCCCATTCACTCATTACTCCCCCATCCATGCACCCCTGCTCACACGTCACTCATGACATCACGTGCTCACTCAGTCCTTCAGTCCTTCCTCCACATCTCAGGCGCCTGCTCCATGCCCAGTTCGGTTTGGATGCATGTGTGCTGGGGACAGGTGGGAAGGGATAGGGCTTGGGCCCTGGCCCTCTCACCTCCagcagggcaggggtggaggagaCCCCACGCTGGGCCAGGACTGAGGTCCGGGAAGTCAAGGAGGCATGGGGCCATGAGAGAGAAGGTGCGGGGCAGGGGAGTCACTAGCTATTGGGGTAATAGAagtcacccgcccccacccctccccactgtAGGCCCCTGCAAACCGGCCAGACTTGAGGACTGGGGGTGCCCAAGATTCGAAGCACACAGCAAAGCTGTTCAATGTCATTCTCCCCTGGGAAAAGGGGGGACCCGTTCAACAGCTCCCCCAGGATgcagcccacagccctgcagatACAGAAACCAAACAACTCAGAGATCTCACACCATGGAAACAGATCTCCCCACACCAGTACCCACACCTCACACTGCGGTCCAGATACCCACAAAGTAGACTTAAGGCTTCATAGCTAAGGATACAGATCCCCAAACGGTCAAAGACTTCAAGCCTAGAACACAGAGCATATCCCCCTCTCTAAGCAGCTCTCAGGCCTCAACTCTGGAACACACATCAACCCCTCAATAGTTCTgagacttctcagagcctcacaTTCTGGGACACACTGCCACCTCCTCCCATTCTGGGGCAGACTCCAAAACGGCCCCCAAATCTCAAACTCTTAGGCGTATACAAACCTACCCCCAAATAAAGGTTCAGGGCCTTCATATCCAGGAACCCAGGCCTCTAGATAGCTCAGGAACATTGCATCCTGGGATATCACCCCTTGCACAGCCGCTTAGACACCCCATGCCTCGGACCACCTCCCCAACCTCAGCCCAGAAGCTTCCTACTGGGACAACCACTCTGATCCCACTTGACCCCTCTCAGCTCAAAACCGTCATGGAGAGGAACACTGACTCCCAAACTCCTCAGAGATACTCTAACCAGGGGAGACACCCCCATGGCAACCTAGAGCTCACGGCAGGAAAATCCCCCAAATGGCATAGAGACCTCAATGCCCAGGAGGAAGGTGACCCAACGACCCACATTCCCCCTTTCCCAGCCCATAGGAGTCTCACCACAGGTCGACACCTTGATCATACTGGCGGGCACCATACAGGAGCTCAGGGGCTCGGTACCACCTGTGAGAGGAGGGCAGGTGGTCACAGCCAGGTCACCGGTCTGTCAGGAAGCTGCCTCGGACGGTCATCCTGGCACCCACACCAGCCCCAAGAGCACTGTTTGGACAGAAGGTTCAGAAGCATCTCTTCCCAGGAGGGTTGGAGCCTGTCTATTGCCAGGTCCTGCTTGGGAACTGGTCCTCCCTACCTGGTGGCCACCTGGTGCGTGTAGAGACGGCTGCCATCTGGGGAAAAGACCCGGGCCAGGCCAAAGTCCGCTATCTTGAGCTGGCCCGAGGCACTGATAAGCAGGTTGGCTGGTTTCAGGTCCTGAGAGCACCAAAAGAGGCATCAGTTCCTCCAGAGCCCCCTCAGGACCTTGGGACAGGAGGGCTTGGCAGGCTGGGCACCCAGGTCAGTGCAAGACCCGACCTCCTCcagggccccagccctggcctcctACCCATAGGCCCTGCCCCCTCTGTCCCTTTTCTAACCATGCCCTTCATCAAGGGCTGGCCTACCCACAGCCCAGCCACTCCCCCGGTCCCACCCCAGCCCATGCTGGAACTGACCCGATGCACAATGTTGTTGGCATGGCAGAAGGCGACCCCCTTGAGCAGCATCTGCAGGTAGCTCTTGACCTGCGCCTGGGCCAGCGGCCTCTGGGCGTGGCGCACCACCTCAGCCAGATCTGACAGCATGAACTCGAAGGCCAGCACGAAGCCTGCGCCATGCGGGAACACGGACTTCAGCTGTACCACCTGCAAGTGGGGCATCCCGTCAGCCTCAGACTTACATGGCTCAGGCTCTCTCTTGGACCCTCAGCCCTTGCACCAACAGAGGACCAGGCAGGCAGAGATGGTGGCATGAGATCTGAGCTCAGAATCAGGGAGCTTGGTGATCTCTTGCTTCCCTCTCCCAGAAGAAGGCAAGTCCCTACTCTAATGCTCCAGTAAACACTCAGGGAAAAGGAGGTCTAAGAAAGGCGATTTAGGGCAGTGTCTGGTCCCCCACCCAGCCCACGAACTGGAAAATCacctggaaacacacacacacacacacacacacacacacacacacacaggtgatcACAACTCCTAGCACTGGGAGAGCAGGAGACATGTCACACATACTTCCTGAGGGCCCACAAGGTCACAAGGGCAGGCTGCACAGTAGTGAACAGAAGCAAGGGCTGGTGGGTCCTGAAGGACTTTAACGAGTTCAGGGGACAAATGACTGACAAATGATCAAACAACAAACATATAGGGTATTTTGATGAAGATTCtgatgaagaaagaagagaaggcatCTGGGAAGGAGCTCTGGGCCGGGGGACAGCAAACACAAGGCCCAGAGGTAAGAACAGGAAGGAAGCTGCTCTGTTCTGTACTCCTGGAGCCTAGACAGTGCTTATCACGGGAGAGACACTTAAGAAgctgtgaatgaatgaaaaaagaggCTGGAGTGGGGTGGAAGCAGATGGTGACAGTTCTTTCAGAGTGAAGAGAAGCCTCTGGAGCTTTTCAAGCCAGGGAGTGGATGATTTCATGTACATTTTTTGACTGTGGAGTGGAGGCAGTGGCGGGTGGGCGGGGGGGCAGGGGATCCTGCTGTAGTCGTTCTGATGAGAGGTGAGGATGGCCTGGGCCAGGGTAAGATCTGGAGTGTTTTAAAGATAGACTCTTCAGGCCTGCTGATGCACAGGACATGGAACCATATCACCAGCTTCCTATGGGCCCTCCACCTCTCCCACACACAAGCTGTCAGCAAAGCCCTTTTactttcctcaagaaacaagaatggCCATATTGCTGTTCTTCTGATGTTGAGGGTAGTAgacactcattttacagattgggaCAAACAAATACATTCAGATAATACCCAAAATTATACTGAAaaagacagcaaaagaaaaactctTATCACCTATAGTCAACCTTAGGAGTCTATTCCACCAGACTTTACAAGAGACATGGCACACACAGACATGTATtcgtatatatatacaaaaccaaGATGACACATGCAGTTTTATAACATGCTTGTGTCACCCAATATATCAAGGACATCTCCAGAGAATAAGAAACAAGTCAGAGTATCACCCACCCTTAGGTGGGTGGACCTACCCTTGTCACTCCCCAGGAAGTTAAGCACGTCCTCTACTCAGGACATGGACAAGAGAGAATACCACAAAGAGAATGAAACTGGGTGTGTGAGGTGTCTCTCCTAGTGTGCCCACAGCCCCTCCCAGGCCTGTCACAGCACAAACCACGCCAGATGGGCGCTGTAGCCTTTGTCCATTTCCCCTACCACACTTCAGTTCTCAAGAGCAGGGTAGGGGCTGATTTCTGTGTTGCCAGTGGCCAGTAGAGGGTAGAGTCTATGGGAGGCACCAATGTTAAACCGTCCTGATTCTGCGATCAGACCTGGGCCAAAGCCTCCACAGACAAGCAGAACAAGCTGAGCACCCATAAGCTGCTGGCTGTGCCTCCTCCCCTGGCCTGAGATAGGGAGAGCCTGAACATGCCTTGCGGAGCAGAGGACAAAACTCAGAAGGACAATATACATAAAGCAGTTAACCTGGCATGCAGAACATAACAGGAGCTCGACAGGTGgcaattatcattatcatcagaAATCACTAAGTGTTTTGAGAAAAAAGGGATAAGTTAGTGAATGAGCGAACGAGTACGCGAAGAAATAAGTGAGTGAACGAgagggaatgaatgagtgaagtaaCTGGGTGAACGAGGGTGAACAACAAGTGGAGAAGAAAGGGAGTGAGTGAGGGGTGAGGAAGCAAAGGAGTGAACAGAGTGACTGCAGGACCTCAGAGTGGGAGTGAGTGGAGGTGGGCGGGAACCAGCACCTCAGAACACCAGCCCCACTCACATACTGACTGTCCTCGATCTCCTGCAAGGCCTTGATCTCCCGCAGGGCCTGGCTGGGGATGCCATCCTCCAGCCGCCGCAGGGTCACCTTCTTCAGGGCAACGATCTCTCCAGTCTGTTTGGGACAGGACGCAGACACTGCAGCCCCATCCCCGGTTGGAAGAGGGGATGCGACGCTGAGGCCTGAGGCCCTCGTGGGGGTGGGACGCGCCCCCCACCCCGTGCTGGAGGGAAATCAGGGCCAGCAGGCGCAACGCTGAGCGAACAGCTCAGAGACATCTACGCCACCCTCCTAGGGGGCACTCGCCGGAAGAAAGCACCGCTGGTAGCTCGCCGCAACCTGGACGCCCTCCACTCAAGAGAGCAAAAGATGCGGGAACTCGCCACGAAAAGCTGCGGGGAGGCAAGAGCTCAAGCGTGGGTCGGGAAAACGGGTAGATCTCAATGGAACCGAAGGAGGAAGGGCTGGGTGCTCACCTCCACATGCTTGGCCTTGAAGACGATGCCGTGCGTGCCCTCCCCAATGCGGCCCAGGATGCAGTACTGCTCCATAGCCCTCTGCCAGACACCCGGACCCTCCGCAATCACAGCCCCTCCCCGGCACCCGTACCTTTCCGCATTAGCCCGCCCTGCCTCCCGCGCCCAGATGCGGCTGACTAGCAACGGCGCAGGAAAGAGCACAGAGGCCGGGAGGCCGAGGGCAGCTACAGGTGGCGTCCGGGCCTGTCTGCGCCCTCCCCTAGGCCCTCGCCATCACGCCTCAGTGCGCTTCATTCGGCGGAAATCACCCGTGCGCAGACCGTGCCAGCGGGAGCCACAGCCACCGCCGACCCCTCGCGGCACCGCTGGGAGTCACGTGACGAGAGACGCCAGGTTACGCAGAGGGGCGGGGGCATGCAGCCTGGGAGCAAAGTGGAACAGCCTTGGGAGCGGCCTACATACGCGGGAGGGTGGAGCCGCTCTCCGAGGTGGAGGGGGCGAGCGGGGCGAGCGGGGCGAGCGGGGCGAGCGGGGCGAGCGGGGCGAGCGGGGCGAGCGGGGCGAGCGGGGCGAGCGGGGCGAGCGGGGCGAGCGGGGCGAGCGGGGCGAGCGAGACGACGGCGCCGAGGGCGGGGCCGAAAGGTGACGGGGCGGGGCCGGCTCCTCGGGCAGGCCAGGGTACCCTCGCCCCCATACCTAGAGGGGCAAGCTTCCACCTATGAGAACCCACAGGTGCCATTTCCACCTATGAGCCCCAAAGCCAATGATGATTGAAGCGAGACCGGTTCGGGTCTGCATTGTGGAGGGAGCGTCAGTTGGCAAAAGGGCTTCTCATGGGGAAACATTTGGAGGAATTTGCAGCCTGAGTGATTTTTAAGAAGTTCATGCCATGAAAGGAAGTTGACAAAAAACACAGCTCTTTAAACTTctgaaaaggtgctcaatctCATACACAAtgagataaatgtaaaataatcgaCAATTTTCTATCTTTGGGATAGCTAAAGATCTAACAGATCTAACAGTCCATTTAATcttggagaggcagcagtgagtggTGAAGCAAGATCTTAATCCCCTGCCCAGGAATTAAACCTGGGTAGCCTgtatgaaaaccaggaatcctagccaccacACCCCTTGGCTCTTGCCCcctgtgaaaaatgcatttctcatggaggcaaaactgtaaaaacaggtacaaagtttattattagagacacagaacaacaacaacaagtgggagagcacacagagaaacagtttgtttagttaagatagaagcaaggcagagatgcacaccTGGAGACAAAGGGTGTGGGTGTCCTCCCTAATGAGGAGCGCAGTAAAGAGGAGGTTAAGTCATttatatagggcagttcttctgggtctttgtgtacctttggccaattatctggtttctttttccacacctgacctgccctaggaccctccccaaTATGCATGCGcaacttttttccaagatggattacagcccagaggcctatgggatggccttagcatcacatattatggggtggtgccccctccctttTGACCCCCAACGAGACTTTATGCACATGTGCCCCGAGGGTGGGAAATGtatgacctcttgatcttttaacaGGGTTTAGTCCCACTCTGTTCCTGCCATAAAAATGTCCAGTGTCCAGTTATTTACCCTATTTCTGTTGCTGGTTTTTATACTGAGATGCAGATCTCAAAATATAGACAGGCGTCCAGTCATAAATATGTAGTCCTGGAACCCATTTATCTCTTgcttcaggaaatgtaaacaggggGCTGGTTATGAATATCCGGCCTGGAGCACATCTTCTCACCCCAGGAAGGGCAAACAGGAGGCCAGCTGTAAATGtctagcctggagcccatctatctcctgcctcacatTGGCCATACTGTGGGAAAACAGGAGCTTTCATATATTGCTGAAGCATTGGCAATGCTCATCAAATTACAACTGCATATCCCCTTGGACCCGGCAAGGTCTCTTCTAGAAGTACCTCCAACAGATATATTGCACACAGCGAAATGACATGTTCAAAGTTATTCATTGAAGCATAGTTTGAATGGCAAAAGATTAGAAACACCATAGATGCCAATCAATAGGAGACTGTCTAAATTCTTATACACCCATCAAATGGAAAATTATGCTCACTACCTTAAAAATGAACAAGGATGCTTTTTTATTACAGTGATAGGAAGATTTCTAAGATGTTGTGTTAATTTAGAAAGGCAAGATGAAGAACAGAGCATATAGAGTACCACTAGCCGTGtaacaagaaaagaagaaaagaatataaagaatgaaTTTTCGTGCATTACAGGATATCTGGAAAATACTCAAGATTTCATGACTGTGCTTACCTGGTGAAGGGACTGGGAGGGTTGCGGACAGGGTAGGAGGCAGATGTTTCACTGGGGCTCTTCGTATTCTTTGAGATGTGAACTGTAAAATTTACTaatcctttttcttaaaaattatttatttatttatgtttggctgtgttgggtcttcgtttctgtgcaagggctttctccagttgtggcaagagggggccactcttcatcgcggtgcacgggcctctcactatcgcggcctctcttgtagtggagcacaagctcctgacgtgcaggctcagtaattgtgtctcacgggcccagttgctctgcagcaagtgggatcctcccagaccagggcttgaacccgcgtcccctgcattggcaggcagattctcaaccactgcaccaccagggaagccctaatttactAATTCTTAAAAAATGTAAGAATTTTCAGGCTCAGAAATTCTACTCTGTTCTAACAACTTCAGAAGAAGACCTTGATGACCATACAAAGATGTTCACCGTGTTTGATGATGGCAGAGGCCAGACAATAACCCAAATATCCCATGGAAGAGTGGCTGAATAAGTTATGAGAGTAACTTAGAATGACATGCTTTACAGCTATTATAAATGGTGAGGGTAGACACAGTGGTGGAATTGGAAAGGATGGTCTTCAAAAAATAGTACGGGTCATTTGAAAAGTCATATGaggaagaaatgtctattgacCCAAATCTcaaatcataaacaaaaattgATTCCAGATGGACTGCATACCTAAATATAAAAGGtaaacaatggggcttccctggtggcgcagtagttgagagtccgcctgccgatgcaggggacacgggttcgtgccccggtctaggaagatcccacatgccgcggaacggctgggcccatgagccatggccgctgagcctgtgcgtccggagcctgtgctccacaacgggagaggccacaacagtgagaggcccgcgtaccgcaaaaaaaaaaaaaaaaaaaaggtaaacaatgaagctcttagaagaaaacacgaTATCTTAATGACTTTGGGTTAGGTAAGGATTTTCTAAATGACGTTACAGAAAATactaaaagggaaataaaaattagaagtcAGACTTTGTCATTAGTAAGAacatctgttcatcaaaagaaacCATTTAGAGAGTGAAAAGCAAAGCCACAAAAAGGGACATGGTATGGTAACACATGTATCTGACAAAGCACTCATATCCAGAacttataaagaactcttacaaaatCATAAAGAAGAAGCAAACCTTCAGAAAAATTGGCAAAACCTGTgatagacacttcacaaaaggtGACACCCAAATGGCCCATAACTATTTGAAAAGGTCTGTGCTAACTCCACTAGTCATCAGGaaatttcaaatcaaaaccataatacaaTATTACTATAATCACCAGAatcattccactcctaggaatttaACATggcagaaatgtgtgtgtgtgtgtgtatatatatatatatatatataatatatataatatatataatatatattatatatatatatattcacaagaAACacacaagaatattcatagcagcactcttttttttttttttttttttttttttttttccggtatgcgggcctctcactgttgtggcctctcccgttgcggagcacaggctccggatgcgcaggcctagcggccatggctcacgggctcagccgctccgcggcatgtgggatcttcccggaccagggtacgaacccgtgtctcccgcatcggcaggcggattctcaaccactgcgccaccagggaagcccagcactctTTTTAATAGtccaaacctggaaacaaccccaaagtctatagaagaataaataaataaattgtaggaTTTCTACCTAATGGAGTGCTACACAGTAATGAGAATAAACAAAGCATAACTActggcaacaacatggatgaatcccaAACACAATGTTCAGCAAAGAAACATGacacaaaataatgtaaaatggtgcatctgctatggaaaacaatatagtgGTTActcacaaattaaaaatagaattactctgtgatccagtaattccacttctgggtatatataaaaagaattaacagcaggatcttgaagagatatttgcacacccatttTCATagtagcactgttcacaataggcaagaggaggaagcaacccaagtgtccatggacagagaaatgaataaacaaaatacagtatatacatgcaatggaatactattcattcttaaaaaggaagaaaattctgacacattctacaatgtgaatgaaccttgaggacattatgctaagtgaaataagcaggtcacaaaaagaaaaatactgtatgattccacttatatgaaatatgtaGAGAAGTCAAATTCATATCAACAGAAATTAGATTGATGGTTGCTGGGACCTGGAGGGAGGACGAAATGGAGTgctgttttttatctttttttttttttttttttttcggtacgcgggcctctcactgctgtggcctctcccgttgcggagcacaggctccggacgcgcaggctcagcggccatggctcacgggcccagccgctccgcggcatgtgggatcttcctagaccggggcacgaacccgtgtcccctgcatcggcaggcggactctcaagcactgcgccaccagggaagccctggagtgctgttttttaatgagtatagagtttcaattttacaagatgaaaactTCTGGATATTGGTTGCACAATActgtaaatatacttaacactattgaactgtacacttagaaatagttcaaatggtaaattttatatgtgttcttttccacaattaaaactatttaaataaaaaaataaacaatatgaaGGGCTGGTAGGAAAATAACAGTAGATCTAACAtttaggagaggaggaggagggcaaggctgaaaaataatatttgaataaataatgactGAAAGCTTCACAAATTTGGGGAACGACataacctacagattcaagaagctgagtaagagggcttacctggtggcgcagtggttgagagtccgcctgccaatgcaggggacacgggttcgtgccccggtctgggaagatcccacatgctgcggagcggctgggcccgtgagccatggccactgagcctgcgcgtccggagcctgtgctctgcaatgggagaggccacaacagtgagtggcccgggtaccacaaaaaaaaagaaaaaagaaaataaataatgtagtaTTGGGtcataacccaaagtataaaataaatatccatgaatccatattaataaataaattagaaagaaaggaagacaggaaggaagggtgATAGAAAGTATCCTGTACAGAAGAATGCCAAATAACTTATATAGGTACTCTGCTCTCAGGAGATGCAGTATAACTCCCCACTTTTTAACTGTGGGCTGTACATTGTGTCATACTGTCAAAGAGGACAATATGGAAAGGGAATAAACAGACTATACAGTGAAGAAATTTGACAGGAGTCCACCTCAGCCAGGAGACTAATGTCAACATCACTAGggataagtcatgttgataatATGTACCATTGATATGTGAAGAGAATGGCACTTTAcatctgtggtcttcctccccaaatccTATAACTTCCATCTAATCATGAGGAGACATCAGGCAAATCCCAAACaggggacattctacaaaataggTGACCAACTCTCCTCAATACTGTCAAGGTCTTCAAaaccaaggaaagtctgagaaacagttcagccaagaggagcctaaggagactaAATGTAACTTGGTATCTTAGATGGAAtactagaaacagaaaaaacactttaggtaaaaactaaggaaatctagggacttccctggtggtgcagtggttgggagtctgtcttccagtgcaggggataagggttcaagccctggtccgggaagatcccacatgccgcggggcagctgggctcgtgcgccacagctactgagcctgtgctctagagcccgtgagccacaattgctgagtccgtgtgccacaactactgaagcctgtgtgcctggggcctgtgctctgcaacaagagaagacaccgcaatgataAGTcctcacactgcaatgaagaggagcccccgcttgctgcaactagaggaagcctgtgcacagcaaaggggACACAATgaagtcaaaaataataaataaataaataaattttttaaaaactaaggaaatctgaataaagtgtggactttagtcaataataatgtatcaatattcatTTATTGTCATAAATGTGCCATACTAATTCAAAATGTTAATAGAAGAAACTAGATGTGAGGTATATGCAAGCtgatctttgcaatttttctgtaaatctaaagctATTCTAAATTTTAAAGCTTCCTCTAAAAAGATATCATTAAAACAGTAGTATCATTATTTTGATTTCTGTGATTAATATCATTAATCACAGAAAGCTGGAGTGGTTATATTAATGTGAGACAAAATGgacttcagaacaaagaaaattaccagcGTCAAAGAGATGATAATGAT harbors:
- the CDK20 gene encoding cyclin-dependent kinase 20 isoform X3, with product MRKDWRDRCPEEGDPAAAGGWHPQPGPAGDQGLAGDRGQSVVQLKSVFPHGAGFVLAFEFMLSDLAEVVRHAQRPLAQAQVKSYLQMLLKGVAFCHANNIVHRDLKPANLLISASGQLKIADFGLARVFSPDGSRLYTHQVATRWYRAPELLYGARQYDQGVDLWAVGCILGELLNGSPLFPGENDIEQLCCVLRILGTPSPQVWPEIKDLPDYNKISFKEQAPVPLEEVLPDASPEALDLLGHFLLYPPCQRIAASQALLHRYFFTAPLPAHPSELPIPQRPGGPALKAPPGPPHVHDFHVDRPLEESLLNPELIRPFILEG
- the CDK20 gene encoding cyclin-dependent kinase 20 isoform X6, producing MEQYCILGRIGEGTHGIVFKAKHVETGEIVALKKVTLRRLEDGIPSQALREIKALQEIEDSQYVVQLKSVFPHGAGFVLAFEFMLSDLAEVVRHAQRPLAQAQVKSYLQMLLKGVAFCHANNIVHRDLKPANLLISASGQLKIADFGLARVFSPDGSRLYTHQVATRWYRAPELLYGARQYDQGVDLWAVGCILGELLNGSPLFPGENDIEQLCCVLRILGTPSPQVWPEIKDLPDYNKISFKEQAPVPLEEVLPDASPEALDLLGHFLLYPPCQRIAASQGLAG
- the CDK20 gene encoding cyclin-dependent kinase 20 isoform X2, translating into MEQYCILGRIGEGTHGIVFKAKHVETGEIVALKKVTLRRLEDGIPSQALREIKALQEIEDSQYVVQLKSVFPHGAGFVLAFEFMLSDLAEVVRHAQRPLAQAQVKSYLQMLLKGVAFCHANNIVHRDLKPANLLISASGQLKIADFGLARVFSPDGSRLYTHQVATRAVGCILGELLNGSPLFPGENDIEQLCCVLRILGTPSPQVWPEIKDLPDYNKISFKEQAPVPLEEVLPDASPEALDLLGHFLLYPPCQRIAASQALLHRYFFTAPLPAHPSELPIPQRPGGPALKAPPGPPHVHDFHVDRPLEESLLNPELIRPFILEG
- the CDK20 gene encoding cyclin-dependent kinase 20 isoform X4, whose product is MEQYCILGRIGEGTHGIVFKAKHVEVVQLKSVFPHGAGFVLAFEFMLSDLAEVVRHAQRPLAQAQVKSYLQMLLKGVAFCHANNIVHRDLKPANLLISASGQLKIADFGLARVFSPDGSRLYTHQVATRWYRAPELLYGARQYDQGVDLWAVGCILGELLNGSPLFPGENDIEQLCCVLRILGTPSPQVWPEIKDLPDYNKISFKEQAPVPLEEVLPDASPEALDLLGHFLLYPPCQRIAASQALLHRYFFTAPLPAHPSELPIPQRPGGPALKAPPGPPHVHDFHVDRPLEESLLNPELIRPFILEG
- the CDK20 gene encoding cyclin-dependent kinase 20 isoform X1, with product MEQYCILGRIGEGTHGIVFKAKHVETGEIVALKKVTLRRLEDGIPSQALREIKALQEIEDSQYVVQLKSVFPHGAGFVLAFEFMLSDLAEVVRHAQRPLAQAQVKSYLQMLLKGVAFCHANNIVHRDLKPANLLISASGQLKIADFGLARVFSPDGSRLYTHQVATRWYRAPELLYGARQYDQGVDLWAVGCILGELLNGSPLFPGENDIEQLCCVLRILGTPSPQVWPEIKDLPDYNKISFKEQAPVPLEEVLPDASPEALDLLGHFLLYPPCQRIAASQALLHRYFFTAPLPAHPSELPIPQRPGGPALKAPPGPPHVHDFHVDRPLEESLLNPELIRPFILEG
- the CDK20 gene encoding cyclin-dependent kinase 20 isoform X5; this translates as MEQYCILGRIGEGTHGIVFKAKHVETGEIVALKKVTLRRLEDGIPSQALREIKALQEIEDSQYVVQLKSVFPHGAGFVLAFEFMLSDLAEVVRHAQRPLAQAQVKSYLQMLLKGVAFCHANNIVHRDLKPANLLISASGQLKIADFGLARVFSPDGSRLYTHQVATRWYRAPELLYGARQYDQGVDLWRSRTCLTTTRSHSRSRLPCLWRRCCPMPLPRPWTCWGISSSTLHASALQPPRPSCTGTSSQLPCLPTPRSCRFLSAQGDLPSRPPQDPPTSMTSTWTGLSRSRC
- the CDK20 gene encoding cyclin-dependent kinase 20 isoform X7, producing MEQYCILGRIGEGTHGIVFKAKHVETGEIVALKKVTLRRLEDGIPSQALREIKALQEIEDSQYVVQLKSVFPHGAGFVLAFEFMLSDLAEVVRHAQRPLAQAQVKSYLQMLLKGVAFCHANNIVHRDLKPANLLISASGQLKIADFGLARVFSPDGSRLYTHQVATRRSRTCLTTTRSHSRSRLPCLWRRCCPMPLPRPWTCWGISSSTLHASALQPPRPSCTGTSSQLPCLPTPRSCRFLSAQGDLPSRPPQDPPTSMTSTWTGLSRSRC